A part of bacterium genomic DNA contains:
- a CDS encoding cupin domain-containing protein produces MKGFVQNIEDLAVDNGDFRRVLYTATNCQLVVMALKPGEEIGMEVHKLDQFFRVEEGAGV; encoded by the coding sequence ATGAAGGGATTCGTGCAGAACATCGAGGATCTCGCCGTCGACAACGGGGACTTCAGGCGGGTGCTCTACACCGCCACCAACTGCCAGCTCGTCGTCATGGCGCTGAAGCCCGGCGAAGAGATCGGGATGGAAGTGCACAAGCTCGACCAGTTCTTCCGGGTGGAGGAAGGGGCCGGCGTCG